ATAAGCTCAAAAGGACAAATCCTATGAATGTGGGAGTTGCGATGCTCCATATTATCCATTCATATCCTTTAAGTGTAAAAAGATAGGCAATGAGGCCTATACATGACAAAGCTAATGGAAAAGGAACTGAAAAGGCAAATATGATGGGTAAcaatgctttattttttcttatagaATATGCcaattcattaaaaaaatttctggtTCTGATTCCCATTCTTTTATACTGTgccttaatttttatgaatggtAACATTATTACTAATTTAACCTTGGAATATACTTTTCTAAGCTTTTTATCTATTCTTGCTATTAAGTTTTCATATTTCGCTACTTTAATGAATATGTAAAGAATagttaatataaatatagtgcaatatattatgaaaaatgaggaaattatataaggtaCAACAGTGTTCAACAGAAATTGATTTTTTAGAAATTTAAATTTCACGTCAACCAAAGATAATATAGGAAGTATTAATCCAAGCAATGGAAATAAAGAACAGAAAATAACTTTATATCCACATTTTCtaagtattatatttttatatgttttttcgtcataatttccattttcagCAAGTTTATGCATCTTATCTATattgttgaatatttttcttccaaataGCAAACTAATTTGGATaaccccttctttttttcatatctACTTTTAGAATTATTTATGGATGTGTCAAAATTATTTGAtccattttcatttaattgaAAAGGGATTGATATATcttcttctacatttttttactcttacCTATACAATCGTGTGATAATTGTCCATCTGCTTCAGCATATCTTAATTCCCTATGTAGCTCATATTCTGCTAATAATCTGTGAATATTTCTGTTCAATATATTACCGTGTTCATAATTATTGTCTAACgatttagaaaatatatcctaataaaaaaaaatatgttattatttaataggattcaattaaaatatcacagtcaaaaaaggacattataaataactaagaaataaaatatacaaccacttaaatatttttatgttataccATATCCTTGTAAATAATATACGtccatattaaaaaaataaacgtaaatatattataaaaaactgtgaattttaaatttatttcttgatAATAATTACTTAATG
The Plasmodium cynomolgi strain B DNA, scaffold: 0689, whole genome shotgun sequence genome window above contains:
- a CDS encoding CYIR protein (putative;~vir-type antigen); this encodes DIFSKSLDNNYEHGNILNRNIHRLLAEYELHRELRYAEADGQLSHDCI